From the genome of Polynucleobacter sp. AM-7D1:
GACCTTTTTAGCCTTAGAGCAATCCCATTTAGTGGAGCCGGCAGATGGCTTCTTGCAACCGAGTTCATCCATGCGCATCGCAACCTCGGTATACGGAATGCCAACAGAACCAGGAATTGTGCCCTTTACACGATCATCAACAACACGCATATCAACAACAATTGCGTCTTTATCATTTAATGCATTCAACACGTCAATCTCATCTACAGGAACAACACCCTTAATTGGGATTAATGGCTGTAACCAGCCTTTATTCTTGGCGCAAGAGGTCATCACTCGGGTGATTTCAACGGGCCCCTTGGATGTATTAACAACAAACTTGGTTGATTTATCAATAATTTGGAGTAATTCTGGATTGGAAGATGGTGCAGACTGCGCCAAAACAAAGCCCGAAACAAGGGTTAGGCAGCAAACTAATAATTTCTTCATAAAGTCTCTTTTCAGTAATGGGATGCAGAAATGGCGTTTTAAATGCATATATACGCATTTATGCATAGATTTGTAGTTTCGCCCTAAGTCACGGGTAAATTAATACAGAGAAACCCCTATTGATGGCGAATTTAGCAGTATTATCATGCCAGGAAGCTAGCGGTAATTGCTACCCACGATCCCTTTAATAATGGAGTTTCAATGAAAAATAGTCGTCGCCAATTCATGATTTTGTCTGCAGCTGGTGCCTGCACAATCGCTTTGAACGGTAAAGTTCAAGCTCAAGCAATGGTTTCTGAAACTGATCCACAAGCTGCTGCTTTGGGTTACAAGGCAGTTGCAACAACTGTTGATAAAGCAAAATATCCAAAATATGCAGCTGGTCAAGAGTGCGATAACTGCGCATTATGGCAAGCAAAAGGTTCAGCTACACAGGGTGGCTGCTCATTATTTGGCACAAAACAAGTTGCCGCCAAAGGCTGGTGCTCTGCTTACGCTAAGAAAGCCTAATGCTTCCCTAGTAGCACATCATAAAAAGCTGCTTCGGCAGCTTTTTTCTTGTCTACAGATTTACGAGCTGGCTTGTGAGAAGGCTTTTAGCTTCTCAAGACTAGGTATTTGAATGCTAAGGCGGGTGACATTTGAAATAACCCCTTGATCGGCCATAGATGCAAGCGCCCTACTGATGGTCTCGAATTTCACATCCATCATTAAACCCATATCTTCCCTCTTAAATAATGGGGCAACTGCCATATCACCAGAAACCTTAGCGGTCCTGAGAAAGAAACGCGCAAGACGTACTTCAATCCTACCCGTATTAATTTCAGAAAACCAAGACTCCGATTGGGCAAGCGCTTCGCCCCACTTCTTAACAATCTGACGATGCAATCGAGGTGACTCTTCGCCTAAAGAAGAGATGATTTTTTTAGGGATACGGCAGAGATGGATATTGGATAGTGCGGCTGCTGAATGGGCATAACTGTCACCTAAGAGCGCCTCCATACCAAATAGATCTCCAGGAACTACTAAGCGGACAATTCTTCCAGATCCATCTGAATTAATATGAAGTAACTTGATATACCCATCCCTCAAGGTGTACAGGAAATCAGCAGCTTCGCCCTGGTTGTAAATTCCCGAATGCGACTCAAATCGAAGGTCATCAATTGGCTCATGTATTTTGGAAAAATCATCTTCATTTAATTCAGCAAAGAGTGCAGAGCTTCTGATAGAGCAAGCATTACAGTCGCTGTTGCCTTGCCAAGCACTTTTGATCTCGATGGTTTTCATGCGATTTTTTTGGCAACCATGCCGAGTAAAGCTGACATGCCAGTATGTCTAGCACCTTCAGATAATTCTTTTTCGTAGCACTGAAGATCTAGGATTTCAAAGTCGTAGCTAAGTTTACGAATCATCTCTTCGGTATAGAGGTGCTCGATTAAAGATGGGCCACCAGTCTTGTACTCCAGCTGCTTGGGCGTGTAGCCCTGGAGAATAAATATACCGCCGGGTTTCAAAGTCTGATGTACTTGCTTAAAAATCCTAACTCGCATTTCTGGATCAGCAAATTGTATAAAGATAGCAATGATTGCATCATAGGAATTAGTTTTCCAGTCAAACCCATCCGTATCGCAAAGACTATATTCAATATTGACTTCGTTGTCTTTAGCAAACTGTTTCGCCTTAACAAGCGCAATATCAGAAACATCAAAACCAGTAACACGCATCCCTTGCTTGGCGAGCCAAACTCCATTACGCCCTTCTCCATCGGCGATGCAGAGCACAGAAGCATTCGGTTTTAGGTATCGAGATGTTTGCTCAACAAGATATTCATTTGGCTCTTTGCCAAAGATAAACTCTTCTCGATTAAAACGTTCATTCCAAAACTGAGTGGCATCTGTAAAACTCATGGATCTCCTAATCTGCGATTAAATAAATCTAAAGTTACTTCTTCAATCCACCAATAAGATCATTCTTCAAATCAATCACATTCTCAAGACCAACAGCAATTCGGACGAGTCCATCAGTTATACCTGCCGCCTTGCGGGCTTCTGGACTAACGCGGCAATGTGTTGTTGTTGCAGGGTGTGTAATGGTTGTACGTGTATCACCTAAGTTTGCGGTAATGGAGCAAAGCTTGGTTTGATTAATCAATTTGAAGGCGGCCTTTTTGCCACCCCTAAGAGTGAAGGACAAGATAGCG
Proteins encoded in this window:
- a CDS encoding rhodanese-like domain-containing protein, producing MKKLLVCCLTLVSGFVLAQSAPSSNPELLQIIDKSTKFVVNTSKGPVEITRVMTSCAKNKGWLQPLIPIKGVVPVDEIDVLNALNDKDAIVVDMRVVDDRVKGTIPGSVGIPYTEVAMRMDELGCKKPSAGSTKWDCSKAKKVYAFCNGPVCPQSPMAMAAMTRDGFPASKIYYYRGGMLDWDALGLTTVKGEF
- a CDS encoding bifunctional 2-polyprenyl-6-hydroxyphenol methylase/3-demethylubiquinol 3-O-methyltransferase UbiG, with translation MSFTDATQFWNERFNREEFIFGKEPNEYLVEQTSRYLKPNASVLCIADGEGRNGVWLAKQGMRVTGFDVSDIALVKAKQFAKDNEVNIEYSLCDTDGFDWKTNSYDAIIAIFIQFADPEMRVRIFKQVHQTLKPGGIFILQGYTPKQLEYKTGGPSLIEHLYTEEMIRKLSYDFEILDLQCYEKELSEGARHTGMSALLGMVAKKIA
- a CDS encoding high-potential iron-sulfur protein, with the protein product MKNSRRQFMILSAAGACTIALNGKVQAQAMVSETDPQAAALGYKAVATTVDKAKYPKYAAGQECDNCALWQAKGSATQGGCSLFGTKQVAAKGWCSAYAKKA
- a CDS encoding Crp/Fnr family transcriptional regulator — encoded protein: MKTIEIKSAWQGNSDCNACSIRSSALFAELNEDDFSKIHEPIDDLRFESHSGIYNQGEAADFLYTLRDGYIKLLHINSDGSGRIVRLVVPGDLFGMEALLGDSYAHSAAALSNIHLCRIPKKIISSLGEESPRLHRQIVKKWGEALAQSESWFSEINTGRIEVRLARFFLRTAKVSGDMAVAPLFKREDMGLMMDVKFETISRALASMADQGVISNVTRLSIQIPSLEKLKAFSQASS